TCACGATTATCGCTCAGTCGTCGGTTGCGTATGATCAACGCGGTGCGTCCACAGCACTTAATGCATTTACAAGGTCCCTAGGTCAGACCATTGGGGTGGCTATTTTCGGTTCCTGGCTGAACTTGAATATTGATCAGCTGTTGCGAAAACAACCGGATTCAAACGTTACAGGTGATGATATTAATAAGCTGCTAGGCTCGCATACAGGCACTAATCTCTCCGGCGAAGTATCAAACAGTTTACGTGGTGCACTAGAAGGGGGACTTCATTCACTATTTATTGTGATGGCAGTTTTCGCAGTCTTGTCACTAGTTATATCTTGGGGGTTGCGCAAGGGTGTACCTTCGGTAGAGGATGCTACGTCGTCTTTGAAAAAGGCATAACTCATTTTCTAAATCACATAAAGAAGCCCGACCGGGTATTTACCGGTCGGGCTTCTTCGTGCAATAACAGCTTGTCTAACACATATGAAGTAAAAAGCAGCCTAACCTCTAGCTCTACTTACGGGGAAGAGGGGAAAGCTTCTCAGCTTGCAGACCCATCTTCTTGAGCAGAGTGATCATTTGTTCCTTCTCTTCATCATTCAGTCCGCTGAAAGCAAGATGAAGACGCTCTGAGTATTTCGGATACATCTCATTCATGAGACGTTCGCCTTCCGCGGTCAACTCTGCGAAAATCACACGACGATCACTTGGACAAGGCTTGCGTTGCAAATAGCCGCGTTCTTCGAGCTTGTCGAT
This genomic stretch from Paenibacillus sp. FSL H7-0737 harbors:
- a CDS encoding MarR family winged helix-turn-helix transcriptional regulator, with the translated sequence MIQSYERDTQLTLHLYRVFAKSFKSINEHAVTGSKIEGFNPTAFAVMEVLYYKGPQPIQQIGAKLLLQSGNVTYVIDKLEERGYLQRKPCPSDRRVIFAELTAEGERLMNEMYPKYSERLHLAFSGLNDEEKEQMITLLKKMGLQAEKLSPLPRK